The Halorussus gelatinilyticus genome contains the following window.
CGGTCTTCTCGTACTGGTCGGCGACGTGATCCCAGTCGACGACCTCGAAGAAGTTCTCCACGAAGTCGCCGCGGTCCGGACCGTAGTCGTAGTAGTACGAGTGCTCCCACACGTCGAGGGCGAGGATGGGGTGTGCGCCCCAGAGCGCGCCCTGGTCGTGCTTGTCGACGGCGATGTTACGGAGCTGCTTGGCGACCGGGTCGTAGACCAGCAGCGCCCAGCCACCGGCGGCGCTCGCTGCGGCCTCGAACTCGCCCTTCCAGCCCTCGTAGGAACCGAAGTCCTCCTCGATGCGGTCGAGCAGGTCGCCCTCGGGTTCGCCGCCGCCGTTCGGGTCCATGTTCTCCCAGAACAGCGTGTGCAGGTAGTGACCCGAGCCGTTGTGGGTCACGTCGCCGAGCGCGCCCGCGGTGCCGCCGTAGTCCCCGCTCTCGCGGTTCTCGGCCAGCGTCTCCTCGGCGCTGTCGAGCCCGTTGACGTAGCCCTGATGGTGGGTGTCGTGGTGCCAGGTGAGCACCTGTTCACTGATGTGCGGCTCGAGCGCGTCGTAGTCGTACGGAAGCGGTGGTAGTTCGGGGTTGGATCGCTCGGACATAATTGAACCTCGACCCTATATAGTCGCTTTTCGGTCTTAAACTTTGAGAAGTCGATTGGTAACACGCCCCTCGGTTCGAGCTGTTTCAGCTTCTCGAGCGCTCTCGGCGCCGTTTCTCTCCCCCGTCCTGAACCGAGTTACAGTAAATAAAATTATATGTAGGTCTCGAACCGACCCGCTGTCCGTCGCATCCGAGCAATCTAGGCGTCCGACCGACCCGGCGTAGTCGAACGACCAGGTGCGGCCGACAGGCTCGTCGCTACCGACTTGTTCGGCTCAGTGGGAGCCGGTGTGCTTCGGAATCGTGTCGGCCTGCTTCGCCTGCTGGAAGCGTTCCTCCACGTCGTCCCAGTTCACGACGTCCCAGAAGTTGTCCACGTACTCGCCGCGGTTGTTCTCGTACTGGAGATAGTAGGCGTGTTCCCAGACGTCACAGACGAGCAGCGGCGTCGCGCCCTGCGGGTGCTGGTTCTGGTGGTTCTCCGCGGCCGCGACGATGGGCTTGTCGGCGATGTGGTCGTAGACGAGCATGCCCCACCCGGAGCCTTCGACGCCCTTCGCGGCCGCCGAGAAGTCCTGCTTGAACTGGTCGTAGCCGCCGAAGTGGTCGTCGAACGCGTCGGAGAGTTCGCCCTCGGGCTCGCCGCCGCCGTCGGGGTGCATGTTGCTCCAGAAGACGGTGTGGTTGACGTGGCCCGAGAGGTTGAACGCGAGGCTCCGCTTGACAGAGCGCACGTCGCCGAAGTCGCCGCTCCCGCGCATCTCCTCCAGTTTGTCGAGGGCGGCGTTCGCGCCGTCTACGTAGCCCTGGTGGTGCTTGTCGTGGTGAAGTTCCATGATGCGCTGGTCGATGGCCGGTTCGAGCGCGTCGTAGTCGTACGGCAGTTCCGGTAGTTCGTAAGTAGCCATTAGTCTCTCCCCCGTCGTCCGGGCCAACGGCCACGCGGTTAAGTGTTAAGCCAGTGGTCGAATCGGCGATATGCAGGCTCACGGACAGGCGCGCCGGAGTTCGGGGACGGAGCTCGCGTGGGGTCGCTCCGACGAGACGTAAACTACGCAACAACTTTTACGGCCGGTGGCGAACCGTCTCCCATGAACGGCATCCTCCGAAACCGTCGCGCCGCGGTCCGCGCCGGTTTGACGATGCTCGTGGTTTGCCTGCTCGGTCTCTCGTTCGTCGCCGTCGCTGGCGGGCCGGCGTGGCACCGCGTCGAGTCCGCCCTCTCGGTAGTCGCGTCCGTCCTCGTCGCTCTCCTCTTGCTCAAAGCCGCCGTCGTCTTCGCCTCGGTCGGGCTTCGACTCGTCTTGTCTTCGGGCGAGTGAACGCGCTGACATCGTCGGGCGTGAGCGCGCCGACATGCCGAAATCCTCGGCGACCGAGACCGCGGTCAGTTCGGCCGCCGCCACAACCGGCTTTGACGTAGGCCACCACGGACGAACCGTGACGCTCGAAGGTTCGGAGGCACCCGAGTTCAGCCTCGAAAGCACGTCCGGCGGCGAAGTATCGCTCGAAGAGACGCTCGAATCCGGCCCGACGATAGTCTTGGTAAACCGCGGTCACTGGTGTAGCTTCTGCGCCGAGCAGTTGGCGACCTTCAGCAGGGTCTACGAGGACCTCCACTTCAACGAGGGCGTGGACGTTCTACCCGTCGTAACCAGCGAGGTCCCCAAACTGGTCGAGATGCGCGACCGCTTCGACTACGACTTCCAACTGCTCGCGGACCCGGACGGCGAGGTCGCCGAGCAGTACAGCGGCACCGAGCAGACCAGCCACGGTCTGACCGGTATCGCCGGAACCTACGTCGTGGACACCGACGGCGTCGTCCGATACGAGCAGGTCGCCGACGATTTGACCGACCGCACCTACGGCAACTGGATTCGGTACTTCCTCCGCAACGACTTCGAGGACCCCTTGGACGAGTAGCGACCGCTTCCGTCCGGGGCGAGGACTTCAGTCGTCGCCGCGGGCGGCCTCGAACATCGCTATCGCTTCCTCGCGGCGCTCGGAGTGGTCCACGATGGGCGCGGGGTAGTCGGGCGCGATGCGCTCGCGCTCGGCGTCGCTCAGTTCGTGCCAGCCGTGAATATCGTCGGGGGAGGCGGCTTCGAGTTCCGGCACGTACTCCTCGACGAACTCGCAGTCCGGGTCGTAGCGCTCGCCCTGTGTCATCGGGTTGAAGACGCGGAAGTACGGCTGAGCGTCGGTGCCGGTCGAGGCGGCCCACTGCCACCCGCCGGTGTCGTTTCCGGTGTCGTGGTCCGCCAGTTTCTCGCGGAACCAGTCGTACCCCTCGCGCCAGTCGAGCAGGAGGTCCTTCGTGAGGAAGGAGGCGACGACCATCCGGAGGCGGTTGTGCATGTAGGCCTCCTCGCGGAGTTGCCGCATCGCGGCGTCCACGATGGGGTAGCCGGTCTTCCCCTGCCTCCACGCTCGCAGGGCCTCCTCGTCCTCGCGCCAGTCGATGTCGTTCTCGTAGGACTTGTAGTTGCGAGTCACCACGTCGGGCCGCGCCGAGAGGACGTGGGCGTAGAACTCCCGCCACGCGAGCTGACTCTGGAACTCCCGGACGGAGGCGGCCTCGGTCCCCTCCTCGTCGGGGTCGCCGTCGGCGCGGTCCATCGCTTCCTCGGTCGCCCACCAGACCTCTCGAATCCCGATAGTGCCCCACTTGAGGTGGGGAGAGAGCCGCGAGGTCGCGTCTCTCGCGGGGTAGTCGCGGTCCTCGGCGTACCGGAAGATGGCCTCCTCGCGGAAGTCGGCGAGGCGGCCGCGCGCGACCCCGGTTCCGGCCGGCGGCACGTCCGCCTCCGGCTCGTCGAAGCCGAGGTCCGCGAGGGACGGGAGAGCGGTCGTACCGGGCAGGTCCGGGGCATCGGCGGGGGTCGCTATCTCGCCCTCCTCGGGCGCGTCGTACGGAGCGTCTTTCTCCCGGTCGCGCCACTTCTTCCAGAAGTAGGTGTAGACGGAGTAGTGTTCGCCCTTGTTCGTCCGAATCGACCCCGGTTCGTGGTGGAGCGCGTCGTGGTAGGCCGCCCGCGAGACGCCGGCGTCGTCCAGCGCGAGGCGGACCTCGTTATCCCGTTCGCGGGCCAGTCCGGAGTAGTCGCGGTTCCAGTACACCGCGTCGGCGTCGTACGACTCGGCGATTCGGGGCACCTCCTCGCGGGGGTCGCCGCGGACGACCAGCAGGTCCCCGCCCAGTTCCCGGTAGTCGGCGCGGAGCGATTCGAGCGCGTCGAGCATGACGGCCACGCGGGGCGGCGAGGCGTGCGCGAGAATCTCCGGGTCGAAGACGAACACCGGGAGGACCGACCCGTCGCCGCGAGCGGCCTCGGCGAGCGCGCGGTTGTCCGACGCGCGGAGGTCCCGTCGGTGCCAGTGAACGTTCATACGCGGACCGTCGGACCGACGGACCGTCAAACGAAGGGTTCGAGGGGAGTAGACGACGGCGTTACTTGTTCGGCAGGAACGCCAGCGCGATCATCGTGAACGCGGCGAGGACGCTGAGGATGAGGACGCCCCAGAGACCGGCGAAGCGTTCGTGCTTGTGGCGCACGGTGTCGAGTTGCGCGTGGTACTCCGCGGCCTGGTTGGAGAGGACGAGCGTACTGTTGTCGGGGTAGTGAGTCGTGTACGTCTGCCCGTTCAGCGTCACGTTGTTCCCGCCGGCCGGGAACGCCATCTTCGTCGGGGTCCCGCTGCGGATGAGCGTGGTCCGCATCGCCGTGGTCTTCCCGAACTCGAGGGTGTTCGTCCGGGGTGCGTCCCACGCCAGTTTCACCGCGCTCGCGGTGATGTTTTCGACTGACGTGCTGTTGTTCGCGTACTGGAACGTGCTACCGACGGTCAGCCGTCGGGTCTGGGCTTCGCCGAACTGCTGGCGCTTGTACTCCGAGACCGGGACGAGCGAGCGATTACCGTCGCTCTCGTTGACGACGACGTAGCTCTGGCCGCCCTGCTGAATCGTCGTGGTGTTGTTCCCGAGCGGTCGGACCTCCCGGAGCGTCGCCTCGGAGGGGTTCGAGACGTTGGGTATCAGGACGCGGTACGTGTCGTTCCGGTACGTGACCGTCGAGTTGTTCGCCCACGTCGCGGTGTAGCGCGCCGACTCGTTCACCCACGTCGCCGACGCCGAGCGGACGACGCTCCCCTCGGACATCTGGGCGGACAGGTCGCTGACGTTGTAGGTTCGCCCATCGACCGTGAAGTTCTCGCCCGCCGAGAGTTCGTACTCGGGGTTCTCGACGGACGCGGTCGGTTGCTCTGTGACCGTAAGAACCGTGAACGCTGCCGTCGCTACGAGGAAAAAGAACGCCACGTACAGCGCAGTAGTGCGCTTTTGCATACGATTTAGGTTTCTATTCGTACCATAAAACAGTTGCTAAACCCTCTATCGGTAATGAATTATGATACGAAGCTCTTCGGCGGCTTCGATGCAGAACTATCTGATAAACGACGTACTTTACTGGAAAAATAAAAGCGAACTAGTCTCTCGCTCAGTAGGTGTTTACCGGAGGGACCCCGTTCGTGGGACTCCAACCGGTGGGACCGCCGTCCCAGTCCACTTCGACGAAGTCGACGCCGGAATCGGGGTCTTCCACTGCACTGCCGAGGGCGTTTCCGTACGGGGGGTTGACGCCTCCGTCGTAGGTCTGGTCGAACGTGTCCGTGTCGGGTTGGTTGTAGATGGAGACGTACCCGTCGTCGTTGCCGTCCGTGACCCGCTGGCCGTCGTAGAAGTCGGGGGAGACGGTCGGTCCGTCGGAGGTGGCGACTTTCTCGGCGCTCGCGGGAACGGTCGCGGCGAGTCCGGCCGTAGCGATACCGACGGTACGAAGGAGTCGTCGTCGAGTGCTTTTGTTCTCGTCGCTCATGGGTTCGGATACCCGTCCATTGCCGCCGGTTATATTTCTACTAATCGAGAGGATAAATCTATCCGAAGTCGAGTTACCGTACTAATTTCTTTATTCTTCCTATATAGGAAGAATTAATTATTATTAACAAATTATGTTATCGCATGGTCCCGACGCTGACAGACGACGTCCTCCTCACGCTGTTCAAGCGGCGACGCTACCTCCGGTATCTCCTCGGCGACCCGAAGTCGAAGTCGGAACTGATAGACGGAACAGAGTCGGCGTGCTCGACGGTAGACCGAACGATACGAGAGTTGGAATCGGTCGGCGCGGTCGAACGGACCGCGGCGGGGTACGGCGCGACGGCACTCGGACGACTCGCGTACCGCGAACTCGTCCAGACGCGACGGGAGTTTGACGGCATCATCGACTGCGAGGACGCGCTCCGGTCGGGAAACAACACCGATGAGTTCTCGACGGCGTTGTTCCGAGACGCGACCGTCGTCAGACCGACGCGGAGCGAACCCGACGCACCGCTTCGCCGTCTCTGCGACTGCGTCCGCGGCGCGGACGCCCTCGAAATCATGTCGCCGTTGCTCCTCGACCAATCGGTTCGCTTCTACCACGAAGCGGTGACGACGACCTGTCCGCGACGTTCGTCCTCACGTCGCCCTGCGTAGAGCGTCTGGTGTCGTCCTACCGGGAGCAGTTAGCGGAGATAGTCGCCCAACGGGACGTCTCAGTCCGCGAGGCTTCGGCCGAGATACCGTTCGCCCTGTTGCTGGTCCGCCGGAACAACCGGTCACGGGTAGCCGTGCTGTTGCAGAGCGACGACGGCGTCACCGCCTTGCTGACCGCTCGTCATCGACTCGCACTCGACTGGGCCGAACGGACGTACGAACGGTACCGACGACGGTCGCGAGACCTATCGCGGATTTCCGAGTAACGGAGCTCCTCGACCGGTTCTCACTCGCCGGGTCGCGTGAGTACCGACGAGTCGAGTTCGGCCGCCGCGTCCCGGCCGCTCAACGCCATCGTCAGGTCGAAGTCCGCGAGGAAGTTCCGGACGACTTCGCGGACGCCGTCCTCGCCGTCTATCGCCAGTCCGTAGACGTAGGGTCGGCCCAACAGCACCGCGTCAGCGCCGAGCGCCAGCGCCTTGATGGCGTCAGCGCCGCGGCGAATCCCGCTGTCGAACAGCACCGCGAACTCGTCGTCGTCAGCGCCCGGCGCGCGCTCGTCTTCCACCGCCTCCACGACGCCCGGTAGCGCCTCGACGGCCGAAATCGCGCCGTCCACCTGTCGCCCGCCGTGGTTCGAGACGACCACGCCGTCCACGTCCCTGCGGACCGCCTCGCGGGCGTCCTCGGAGTGGAGGATGCCCTTCAGAACCACGGGCAGGTCGGTGGCGTTCCGCACGCGCTCGACGGTCTCCCAGTCCATCGAGAGGTCGCCGAACTGCTCGACGAACCGCCAGAGGGCGGACTGCTCGTCCTCCTCCGGCGGCGCGTCGAGCGTGTCGCGGAACGCGGGGTCCGAGAGGTAGTTCGCCACGCCCTCGCCGTCGAGGAAGGGGAGGTAGGCGTTGGCCACGTCGCGCTCGCGCCACCCCATCGTCGGCGTGTCGAGCGTTATCACGATGGCCTCGTAGCCCGCGTCCTCGGCCCGCCGGACGAAGCTCTCGGTCACGTCGGGGTCCGCGTTCGGGTAGAGTTGGAACCACCCCGGCGAGTCGCCGAGTTCCTCCGCGACCTCCTCCATCGTCGCCGACGCCGCGGAACTGGAAACGAAGGGCACGCCGAGCGATTCGGCGGCCCGCGCGCTGGCGAGTTCGCCGCCCTCGTGGATGATGGACTGGACGCCGACGGGCGCGAGTAGGACCGGCACCGCTAACCCTCGCCCGCAGACCTCGACCGAGAGGTCGCGCTCGGCCACGTCCCGCAACATCCGCGGCACGATGCGCCACCGCCGGAACGCCTCACGGTTCCGGTCGGCGGTGTCCTCGCCGCCCGCGCTCCCGACGACGTAGGCGCGGGCCTCCTCGGAGAGGGCCGCCATCGCGGCTTCCTCCAACTCGTCGGGCGAGACGGGCATCTCTGGGCGCTGGTCGGCGAGCATCCCGCCGGCGTACACCTCGCGCTGGCGATTCGGGCCGTAGGCTTCCGAAGGGTCGTCCATGCGCGGTCCGTCGTCCGGCGGGGTGTTATAAGTTGACGTGCCAGTCGTCGGCGTTTCTACCCCGTAGATTCGTCTGCTGCCGACTACTCCGTCTCCGCCCCGCGGACGCGCGCCAGCACCGCCGACGCCGCGACGCCGGCGACGAACGCCGCGCCGACGTTCGTCGCCACGCCCAGCACGCCGACGCCCGCGGTCAGCGCGAGCGAGTCGGTGTCGAGGCTGGCTTTCCCCAACTCGACGGCGACGAGCGCGAGGACGACCCCGAGCGCGGACATCGGGAACGCCGCGACCAACTCGGCCGCGCCGAGCGCCGCGACGACGTAGAGGCCGCCCAGAATCAGGTTCGCGCCGGCGGTCCGCGCGCCGAAGGCGTGCTTGCCCGCGACGCCGCCGCTCCCGTGGCACATCGGGAGCGCGCCGAGCGGAACCGCCAGCAGGTTCATCGCGCCCATGCTCGTCGCCAGTTCGTCGGGCGAGACCTCGGCGTCGAACAGGTCCCCGAGCAGGAGCGAGGTCGCGACCGCGGCGTTTCCCACCGTCATCGCCAGTTGCGCGCCGGTCGCCGCGAGCGCGTCGCCGGTGAGCGCGAAGGCGTCGCCGGTCGCCGCTCCGGCGGCGACCGCGACGCCGCTTTTCGGAAGCGTCTCGAACGCCGGGACCGCTACGCTCGGCGCGCCGGTCTCGGCCGCCGCGAGACCGAGACCGACCGCGAGGACGGACAGCGCGGCCGCGCGTCGGTAGCCGAGCGCGACCACCGCACCGCCCACGGCCGCGGCCGCGAGGGCCGTCGTCGGTGCGCCAGCGCCGAGTTCGAGACCGGTCCGCGCGAGGACGAGCGCCACCGCCAACTGGACGCCCCGAATCACCGCGAGGTCGATGCGGTCGGCGAGCGCACCGAGCGCGCCGACCGACCCGAGACCGAGGAGGACCGCGCCCGCGAGCGTGCCGGCGACCGCCAACTCCGGCACCGACAGCGACCCCGCGATGACCAGCGCGGCGAGCGCCTTCATCGGTTCCACGGAGACCGGCGCGCCGTAGCGGAGCCCCCAGACCACCTGAAACGCGCCGAACCAGAGCAGTAGAACGGGGAGCCGTAGCTCCGTCAGCGCCGAGACGGCGACCACGACCGGCAGGACCGTCACCGAGTCGCCGACCGCGCCGGTCGCGTCGCCCCACTCGACGGCGAGCGTCCGGTCCCGGAGCGCGGCGGTCGAGAACTCCATCGTCGGCACGTCGGGCGTAACCGACTTAGATTTACTGAGAAACTGAAAGCGCGGACGACGACGCACCATGTAACCGAAAGTGGTTACTTACCGGGCGCTCAGAACTTCGGTTGGGTCAGTTCCCGGAGACGGCGAGGCGGACGTGGCCGAGTTCCGGAATCGTCAGCTCGGCGGTGCCGCGGACCCACGAGGGCCGGACCGGGCGACTGCGCCCGACGGCCTGGTCGTAGAGTTCGTTGTTGTCGCCCAGCGTGACGAACCCCGCGTTCGGGGCCGGGCAGTGCGTGACCTCGGCGCAGTTGTCGCCCGCGAGGTACTTCGGATTCGCCTTCCGATACCAGTTCTCCGAGTCGTTCACCCAGAATCTGGCGCGGTGGATGATGGGCGTCGTTTCCTCCCTCCCGTCGGGTCGATAGACGATGACGTCGCCGTAGCTCCCCGACTTCCGGAAGCCCCGCTCCTTCCCGACGCGGTAGGTGACGACGCCGGTCTCGCCGGTCGCGTACGCCGGCGCGAGGCGACCTTCGTCCATCAGGAACACGAGGTCCCCGCGCTCCATGTGGGGTTCCATGCTTCCGCTCTCGACGGCGACCATCGGCGGCCAGACGCCGCTCGCTCCGAACAGGACGAGACCGACGACCGCGACCATGAGCGCGCTGCTCGCTACCTCGCGGGCGAAAACGACCGCGCCGTGGTCGGTGCGGCGGAGCCACGTCAGCCACTCGCGGATTCCCTCGGGAGACGAGTCGGGGGAGGAAGCGAGTGACGGGTCGGGAGACTCGCGGGAGGCGTCGGAAGACGGATCCGGCGGCGTGTCGTCGCTCATCGAGTCGGCGGTCTCCCGGCAGTCGTATCAATCTTCTGCTGAGTCCGCGCGAGGCGAGGCAGTTGGTCGGCCGAACGCCCAAAAAAGTGGAGTCGTCGGTCGCTACATCACGACGTTGACCGGGGCCAGACCGGGCCGCGGCGACCAACCGGTCACCCCGCTGGCGTCCCACGTGACTTCGATGAAGTACTCGCCGGACTCCGAGTCGTACACCTCGTCGGACTGGGTGGTTCCGTACGGCGGATTGGCCCCGCCGTCCACCATCTGGTCGAAGCCGTCGGCGTCGGGCGTGTTGAACACCGCGACCATGCCGTCGTCGGTACCGTCGGTGACGCGCTGGCCCTCGTGGAGTTGGGTGGTCACGTCTCCGGACGATTCGTCTACCTGCCGCGCGCTCGCCGGAACCGTCGCGGCGAGACCCGCGGTGACGAGACCTGCGCTCTTCAGGAACTGTCGTCGGCTGGACGGGTTTTCTCTACTTATTACGAACCCAAAAATCAGTTAGAGGTTTAGCGTGATTTCCCTACCGATCGGTAGAATCACCGCACGATTGCGACTGGCGCGTATATTTTCTCCTTATCTTTAGTGGTATTTATCTAACTGGGCGGAAGAAGCGGCGCTCGGAGTCGGGAAACGAATCCTCGGATAAACGGCGTTTCTCGCCTCGACGGTTGACGGGGGAACTATGGGGGACGCTTCCGTCGTCTCGCCCATGACAGCGCGCACCATCCACCTGCCGGTCGCCGCGCGACCGAGCATCGCCGACATCGTCTCGCTCGCACAACTGGCCGAAGAACGCGGCTACCGCCGCGCGTGGCTCCCCGAGACGTGGGGCCGGGACGCCGCGACCGTCCTCTCGGCCATCGCCGAGCGCACCGACGACATCGGCATCGGTCCCTCGATTCTGAACGTTTACTCGCGGTCGCCCGCGCTCGTCGGCCAGACCGCCGCGTCGTTGC
Protein-coding sequences here:
- a CDS encoding cryptochrome/photolyase family protein; the encoded protein is MNVHWHRRDLRASDNRALAEAARGDGSVLPVFVFDPEILAHASPPRVAVMLDALESLRADYRELGGDLLVVRGDPREEVPRIAESYDADAVYWNRDYSGLARERDNEVRLALDDAGVSRAAYHDALHHEPGSIRTNKGEHYSVYTYFWKKWRDREKDAPYDAPEEGEIATPADAPDLPGTTALPSLADLGFDEPEADVPPAGTGVARGRLADFREEAIFRYAEDRDYPARDATSRLSPHLKWGTIGIREVWWATEEAMDRADGDPDEEGTEAASVREFQSQLAWREFYAHVLSARPDVVTRNYKSYENDIDWREDEEALRAWRQGKTGYPIVDAAMRQLREEAYMHNRLRMVVASFLTKDLLLDWREGYDWFREKLADHDTGNDTGGWQWAASTGTDAQPYFRVFNPMTQGERYDPDCEFVEEYVPELEAASPDDIHGWHELSDAERERIAPDYPAPIVDHSERREEAIAMFEAARGDD
- a CDS encoding S26 family signal peptidase is translated as MSDDTPPDPSSDASRESPDPSLASSPDSSPEGIREWLTWLRRTDHGAVVFAREVASSALMVAVVGLVLFGASGVWPPMVAVESGSMEPHMERGDLVFLMDEGRLAPAYATGETGVVTYRVGKERGFRKSGSYGDVIVYRPDGREETTPIIHRARFWVNDSENWYRKANPKYLAGDNCAEVTHCPAPNAGFVTLGDNNELYDQAVGRSRPVRPSWVRGTAELTIPELGHVRLAVSGN
- the sod gene encoding superoxide dismutase, with protein sequence MSERSNPELPPLPYDYDALEPHISEQVLTWHHDTHHQGYVNGLDSAEETLAENRESGDYGGTAGALGDVTHNGSGHYLHTLFWENMDPNGGGEPEGDLLDRIEEDFGSYEGWKGEFEAAASAAGGWALLVYDPVAKQLRNIAVDKHDQGALWGAHPILALDVWEHSYYYDYGPDRGDFVENFFEVVDWDHVADQYEKTVGNHE
- a CDS encoding superoxide dismutase → MATYELPELPYDYDALEPAIDQRIMELHHDKHHQGYVDGANAALDKLEEMRGSGDFGDVRSVKRSLAFNLSGHVNHTVFWSNMHPDGGGEPEGELSDAFDDHFGGYDQFKQDFSAAAKGVEGSGWGMLVYDHIADKPIVAAAENHQNQHPQGATPLLVCDVWEHAYYLQYENNRGEYVDNFWDVVNWDDVEERFQQAKQADTIPKHTGSH
- a CDS encoding peroxiredoxin family protein, with the translated sequence MTLEGSEAPEFSLESTSGGEVSLEETLESGPTIVLVNRGHWCSFCAEQLATFSRVYEDLHFNEGVDVLPVVTSEVPKLVEMRDRFDYDFQLLADPDGEVAEQYSGTEQTSHGLTGIAGTYVVDTDGVVRYEQVADDLTDRTYGNWIRYFLRNDFEDPLDE
- a CDS encoding transcriptional regulator FilR1 domain-containing protein, which translates into the protein MVSSYREQLAEIVAQRDVSVREASAEIPFALLLVRRNNRSRVAVLLQSDDGVTALLTARHRLALDWAERTYERYRRRSRDLSRISE
- a CDS encoding putative sulfate/molybdate transporter; translated protein: MEFSTAALRDRTLAVEWGDATGAVGDSVTVLPVVVAVSALTELRLPVLLLWFGAFQVVWGLRYGAPVSVEPMKALAALVIAGSLSVPELAVAGTLAGAVLLGLGSVGALGALADRIDLAVIRGVQLAVALVLARTGLELGAGAPTTALAAAAVGGAVVALGYRRAAALSVLAVGLGLAAAETGAPSVAVPAFETLPKSGVAVAAGAATGDAFALTGDALAATGAQLAMTVGNAAVATSLLLGDLFDAEVSPDELATSMGAMNLLAVPLGALPMCHGSGGVAGKHAFGARTAGANLILGGLYVVAALGAAELVAAFPMSALGVVLALVAVELGKASLDTDSLALTAGVGVLGVATNVGAAFVAGVAASAVLARVRGAETE
- a CDS encoding alpha-hydroxy-acid oxidizing protein yields the protein MDDPSEAYGPNRQREVYAGGMLADQRPEMPVSPDELEEAAMAALSEEARAYVVGSAGGEDTADRNREAFRRWRIVPRMLRDVAERDLSVEVCGRGLAVPVLLAPVGVQSIIHEGGELASARAAESLGVPFVSSSAASATMEEVAEELGDSPGWFQLYPNADPDVTESFVRRAEDAGYEAIVITLDTPTMGWRERDVANAYLPFLDGEGVANYLSDPAFRDTLDAPPEEDEQSALWRFVEQFGDLSMDWETVERVRNATDLPVVLKGILHSEDAREAVRRDVDGVVVSNHGGRQVDGAISAVEALPGVVEAVEDERAPGADDDEFAVLFDSGIRRGADAIKALALGADAVLLGRPYVYGLAIDGEDGVREVVRNFLADFDLTMALSGRDAAAELDSSVLTRPGE